TTCACCCATTACTAAGGTGAATGGTGGTAGTGGTAAGCCTGGTGGTTTTGATATTCAGGATGGGAAAATTGTAGCAATTGGTGAGGGAGTTCGAGTTTGGGGGACCGTTGATGCTGATGGGAAAAATCCAACTGAGCAACCTATAGATCAGTTATCAGGGATTAAGATACCTGATGGAGTGAATCCTAGCGATGTTTTATTAGCTTATGGAAATTCGAATGGTGGTACTAATGCAAATTCAAATGCTGAAGACTTAACTGATATTTTTATCCTTAATGAAAACAGCGGTTTTTACAAGGATAATAATCACTGGGCAAAAATGGATGCCTTTACGGGGAACCGTGGACAAGGCTATAAGCCTGATTATGTATTTATTGATGCTACTCCAGGGACGGAGTATCAGGTCACAGGATGGACTAATAATGTGAATGGTCAAATTAACACTTACGAAAATGTAAATATTACTAATGTCGTAAAAGGACCGAATCATATAGAAGCTGTTCTGGATGGGGCAGGGTTTATTTTAGAACCCTCTAATAAGGATTTAACCAAGATTGAAAAGGAGGATTTAGGTTCTGTATCCATTGAATATGAGGTTGGGATTAAAGCTCATGTAACGGATGAAGACGGTAGTGAGTGGCTTGGTGATTTGACCTTGGAAGGGATTCCTGCCGGAGCTACAGTAACGTCTGCAGGGGAGTTGCCTGCAGAGCTAACGTTGGAACAGGTCAATGGTCAATGGATGCTTAAGTGGGATCCAGAGCTGGCTAATGATGCTAAACAAGCAGTAGATTTGACTTTAAAGGTTGCAGATGTGCCGTCGGATGCGGATTTTTCTGGGGTGACTGTACATGTAAACGCTAATGAGTTGACCTCTCAAGGGATTAGCAGCCATGCAGCGTTTGCTTCAGACAGTTTAAGTGACGACTCAGACGGCAGTACGCCGTCTGCAGATACGAGTCAACCGGTGGGAATAGAGAGTGGGTTGGAGGCAGAGGGTAATGTAGGGGTCATGCCAATGACGCTCAGCTCCTTCTTCGATGAAGACGACCCTTTCACCGAGCAGGAGCTAAACCCAGTTGCTATGGCGGAGCAGCAGGAGTCAGTAGCAGAGGTTTATACTAAGTTTGAGTCTGATCAAGAAGACGCAGCTACTCCCCAAGCAAAGTCCATCTCCTTGCTCAGCATAGACGACGACTTCTGGGGTGGTTCCGATGGTGATGACCTGGCTGCTGAAAAAGCAGTTGGTAAAGCCAAGGATGCAGCTGCAACCTCTGAGGCCAAAGAAGAAGCTAAGGAGACGAAAGCCCTTGATATCACAGAGGTATTAGGTGAAGAAGAGGCGCTTGAGTTGAATCTGCCTGCGGCTGAGACTAAAGCTGGTAATGATGGTAGGTCTAAGACAGTGAGTCAGGAAAAGGCAGACGCTGATAAATCAGTAGATACAGCAACAGATACTGGTGACATCGGTAGTCAAACTTTTGATGATATGAGCAATCTGTTTAAAGCCGGAGGGTCTGATGGTATTAGTTAGTCTTGATTTTAATCAGGGTTTATAAACTAAAGCTACGTCCTCCCAAAAACCACTCAGCCAAGTATAGTAATATACAAGGCTGTGTGGTTTTTTTAACTTTTTTCTATGCAACTATTTAAACGCCCAATCTTCAAAACGATGGCAGCTCTACTGCTGCTCATCGCTTTTTTGATTGTGCCTTTAGCCAGTGCATTAGATCTTAACGAACAACAAATCAAACAAACTGCCCAGCGTAAATACGGCGCAAAAGGCGTGCAAAATGTAGAGGCTTGGCTCAACACAATGGCCACGCTGCAGGGTGCGCCCGAACAACAGCTTTTACGAGAAATCAACAATTTTTGGAACAAGGTCGCATTAGCGGGCGAGGACATCAATATCTGGGGGGCAGAGGACTACTGGGCTACGCCCTTAGAAACCTTAGGCAGGGCCGCTGCAGATTGTGAAGACTATGTGATTGGCAAGTATTTTTCTTTGATCCATTTAGGTGTGCCTGCTGATAAGTTGCGTTTTATTTATGTTCGAGCCCGTGTGGGTGGGGCAAGTATTGCCCACATGGTATTGGGGTATTATGCATCGCCTAATGCGGAACCCCTGTTGCTGGATAATTTAACAGGAATTATCCGTCCAGCTAGCCAGCGTCCTGATTTAACTCCCGTTTTTAGTTTTAACTCTGAAGGTGTCTACGTCAGTGGTAGCGC
This Paenalcaligenes faecalis DNA region includes the following protein-coding sequences:
- a CDS encoding transglutaminase-like cysteine peptidase produces the protein MQLFKRPIFKTMAALLLLIAFLIVPLASALDLNEQQIKQTAQRKYGAKGVQNVEAWLNTMATLQGAPEQQLLREINNFWNKVALAGEDINIWGAEDYWATPLETLGRAAADCEDYVIGKYFSLIHLGVPADKLRFIYVRARVGGASIAHMVLGYYASPNAEPLLLDNLTGIIRPASQRPDLTPVFSFNSEGVYVSGSAPSSVDRISRWRGLLDKMRSEGFTP